The Herpetosiphonaceae bacterium DNA window CCATAGAGACTCCTTGGGGGTGTGGATGTGTAGGAGGCTACTATAGCAGATCCGGGCGCGTGGTGTCTATCTGTGAAAATTGGCCATAAATCTTTACCAGATTCATATAGACAAATTATCACGGTCATGATAATATATAGGCATACCAAACAAACACATGGAGACAGTGACCACCATGAGCAACATTGAATTTCAGCAGGCAGTAATGAGCACGGATTGGTCGGCGGTTGAGGCGATGGTGTACCAGCACCTGAGTGATGATGTGAGCCGCGACGGCCTGGCGGATTGGCTGGAAGAAGGCGACTGGAAAGGCACGGAAACGGCAGAGAGTGTTGCGGCTGAGTGGACCGAGCTCGATCAACAGGTGGAAGGCGTTGACTACTAATACTGACGAGATCGGGACGGCGGAAGCGGCGCGCATCCTCGGATGCAGCGCCGCCACGGTCCAGCAGGCGATCCGCAATAAGCGCTTGAGCGCACACATTACACCGAGCGGCTACCGGCTCAAGCGCGCCGATGTAGAGCAGTACAAAACCACCAAGCGTAAGCCCGGCAGGCCACGCGAAACCGAGCCGGATATTGATGAGATTATGGAACGAGATCGCACAACTGCGGAGGCGTTGGCTGATGGTTTTGGCGACCATTGGGCGGACTCGGACCCGGAAGATCTATAGGCATCCCTGTACGCCACATGCTATAATACCTGCAACAATCTAAAGCCATCGGACTTTCGGCGGCGGTCTTTCTCTCCAATGTGGGGAGCGAGGCCGCCGCCTTTTTGTGTGCAGGTGTCTATGGGGTACTGGTCTCTTATCCTGCCCAGCGAGAAGCGCAACCTTACACTTAACCCATCCTTTGAACGCGGCACGATCGGCGCGGGCGCGATTCAATCCGCGACACTTGGGAGTGCCAGCGATTATCAAGCTGCTGGAGCCTATAGCCTGTTTGTGGTGCCGAACAGCAACGGCACTAGCGGTGCCTACGTCGGCACGTTTGCCGCGCAGAACGGCACGGCCTACAGCTACAGTGCCTATGTACGCGGCTCGGTGGGTGTCGAGTATATGCTGGCCGTGGCGAATACCTCCAATGCACTGGCTGGGAGCGTAGTTTTCCAAGGCGGCGGGACGTGGCATAGGTACGTGGGGAGCTACACCGAGAACAGTAGCCAGAACCGACGCATTATTGTGCGGAAAGCAAACGGGGCCGGCGCGGCCAGCACCGGCACGATCTACATCGATGCAGTACAGGCGGAAGTCGGCTCGGTGACAACCCCGATCGACGGCGATCAGCCCGGCTGCCGCTGGGACGGCAACCCGCACCAATCGACGAGCTTTCGGCCCGGCACCGTGCGATCGGGCGGCTCGATCGTGGCGCTGAATGACCTCGGCGCGATCGTGCTGGAGTCGCCCGGCATCGGCATGGCCGACGTGCAGAACATCGCGCAGCAGTACGGGCTGCAAGACGGCGCACTGTATCAAAATACGTTCGCCCAACCGCGCGCCTTTACGATCGCCTCCCTGATGAGCGGCACGAGCTACCCCGGCCTGCACGCGATCCGCGCCGCGATCATCGACGCCATCAAGCCCGATCTCACGCCGACCAAGCAGCCGACGCGCTTCTGGTATAGCGGCGCGGGCGGCACGCTTCAGATCGACGCCTACTATGATGGCGGCTTGAGCCTGGAAAGCCGCGCGGGCTTCTCGGAAACGGCGGGTATGCGGTTTGTGGCGTTCGATCCCTACTGGCAGACGACCGTCGAGTACGGCACGGCACTACTGGCGCAGGGCACGCTCAGCAATCCCAACTACATCATCCGGCGCGACACAAGCGGCCAGTGGGGCACGCTCGGCGGCGGCACAATCAATAACAGCGTGTATGCGCTGGCCTGGCTGAATGGTACGCTGGTCGTCGGCGGGGCGTTCAATAGCGCGGGCGGCACCGTCGCGCAGCGGTTGGCGCTCTGGCATCCGCTCACCGAGCGCTGGGGCACGCTCACGGGCGGAACGGTCAACGGCAACGTGGCGACACTCGAAACTACCGCCAGCGGCACGCTCTACGTCGGCGGCAACTTTCAGACGGCGGGCGGCACGCGGGCGCTCTCGGTGGCGGCCTGGAATGGCGCGTTTGGCACCCTCGGCCCCGGTACGCTCTCCCCTGATCCTTCGGATGTGGTGGCGCTGCACTATGCGCCATCCGGCACGCTCTACGTCGGCGGCGCGTTCACGCAGGCGGCAGGCACCCGCGCGTTTGGGATCGCGATGTGGACGAGTAGCGGCTGGGGCACACTGACTGGCGGCACCTTCAATCAGGCCGACGTACGGGCGCTCACCTCGCTACCCAGCGGCACGCTGATCGCGGGCGGGGCATTTACCGCAGCGGCGGGCACCACGGCGCGCGGGATCGCCGCGTGGAATGGCGGCTGGGGCACGCTGGCGCAGGGCATGAGTAATGCCGATGTACGGGCGCTCACGGTCGGGCCCAACGGCATCTTGTACGCCGGCGGCTTCTTTGGCTCAGCCGGGATCGTGGCCGCGCCGAACATCGCCGCCTGGAATGGCGTCGCGTGGTCGAGCCTGCAAACTGGCGTCGGCACGGGCGGGGCGGCGGTCGGCACGCGCGGCGTGCTGGCGCTGGACGTGGACGCGAGTGGCCTCCTGTTCGCGGCGGGCAGCTTCACGAACGCCGGGCCGCTCTCGATCCTGGATCGCATCGCGCAATACAACACCTCGATCTGGCTGCCGCTGGATGTGGATCTGCCGACCTCCAACGTGATCCGGGCCGTGCTGGCAGCACCCACCGGCGAGCTGTACGTGGGCGGCGACTTTACGGGTGCCGACGGCAATGCCGCCAGCGTCGCCGTGATCAATAACCCCGGCTCGGCCACGGCGTACCCGGTCGTGACCGTCCGCAATACGACGGCGTTTCAGATCCGCGTGTACGAACTCGCCAACACGACGACCGGCGACGCGATCTACTTCAATCTGGTGCTGGTGCCCGGCGAGACGCTGACGATCGATCTGCGGCCCGGTTCGCGCGGCATCACGTCGAGCGTGCGCGGCAACGTGATCAGCAGCGTGTTGCCCGGCTCGCGCTATGCGACGTGGCGGCTCCAGCCCGGTATAAACAATGTGGCCTTCTTTGCCGAGCCCGGCCCGGAGGTGACGCTGGTCTATCGCCCGCGCGCCTGGAGCGCCGATGATCGGGTGGCAAGCTAATGGCCGCCACGTATGAACTGATCCTGGCCGATCCGTTCGGCGTGCGCCTGGAGGCCGATCTGTCGGCTTTCCTCAGCCTGTCCTACACGCTGGCGACGAACACGATCACCGAGCTAACCCTGGAGTTGCCCGGCACAATCCCGCGCGCACTCTTCCGCACCGACGGGCGGATCGCCGTGTGGCGGAGCGTGGACGGTCGCCCGGCGCAGCTGGAGGGTGTGTGGCTGATCCGGCACCCACGGCGAAAGATCATGCGTAGCGGCGAGCGGCGGCTGATCGTGCGCGCGTTCTCGCTGCTGACACTGCTCGACCGGCGGATCGTGGCCTACCCGGCGGGCAGCAGCTTTGCCGAGAAGAGCGGCGCGGCAGATGCGCTGATCGTCGAGGTGGTCAATGAAAACCTGCACAACGGGATCGACAGCGCCGAGCGCGACGCCGAGAGTGGCGGGGCGACGGGCGTCAACCTGTCGGCCTACCTGGATCTGGCCGCCGTGGCCAGCGCGGGCGCGACCGTCAGCAAGGCGTTCTCGCGCGACAATGTGCTGGAGGTCTGCCGCGAGATCGCCGACGCCAGCGCACAGGCGGGCGTGTACGTCGCGTTTGATGTGGTCGCGGTCAACGAGCGGCTGATCCTGCAAACCTATCTGCAACAGCGCGGCGACGATCATCGCTTCCCCGGCGGCATCAGCCCGGTGATTCTGTCGCCCGATCTCGGCAACCTGACCGACGTCGAGATCGACGAGGACGAAAGCGAAGAAGTGACCGCCGCGATCGTGGGCGGGCAGGGCGACCGGGAGGCGCGGACGATCGGCGTGTATGCCGACACGGAGCGCATCGGGGCCAGTCCGTTCAATCGCATCGAGCGCCTGGTCGAAAAGACCGACACCGCCGACATAACCATCCTCACAAGTGAGGGACAGGCGCGCGTGCGCGCCGCCCGCCCCCGCGTGCGCATCTCCGGGCGGGTGCAGGAAACACCCGACACGCGCTACGGCGTCCACTGGAAGCACGGCGACTACGTGACCGCCGGCGCGGATACGTACCTGATCGATGCGCGGATCGACCTGGTAAAGATTGAGGTGGCGGGCGGCACGGAGACGATCGAGGCGTTTGTGCGAGGTGAGCAATGAACGATCTGCCGACGATCCGCGACCTGGAACACCTCAAGCGGCGCGTGGAGCGTATCGCCGCCGCGAACACCACCGAGGCCAGCGGCACCGCGTTTCCCAGCAGCCCGCCAACCGGCCTGCGCTTCTACCGCTCGGATCTCGGCTGGTGGTGCTTCTACGACGGGGCGCGCTGGCTGACCTGTCACGAGTTGAGCGCCCAACGTGGCGTGACTGGACTCACCGTGGCAACGTCAGTGCCGATCAGTGATATTCGCCAGGATTATGCGCCCTACGTTGCGCGCTGTACAACGGGCTATGTTGTCGCCACAACCAACAACGGGTCAAACTACTGGACGATTACTATTCGGGGCGTCAACGCGGCGTACAACGCTGCAAGTAGCGTGCATCAATTCAATACAAGTGCTGCCAGCTTGACCTGGGCGCAAAACGATGCCGCGCCCAGCGTGAGCGCGGCACCCTCAAACCGGGCGCGAATTGATGTTGATTTGGCGGTGACTGGCGCGCCGGGATCGCTCTCGATCTACGTGACCGTGTACTATCGCCTGATCGTTACCTAACGCGAATCGGAACGGCGGGGCGGCGTCCGATCGATGAAATCGGCGCGCCCGGCGTTGGTCGGATCGGCGGCGGGCTGTCGGTTGGGAGGGTGCCAGTCGGATCGGGCGGCTGCGGCAGCACGATCTGCGGCGTGGCGTCAGGCGGCGGCGGGCCGGGTGTGGGTGTCGTTGGCGGCGCGACGGTCGGCAGGATCGGCGGCAGCGGGTCCGATGCCCGCGCGGGTGCGGACAGACCAGCGAATAGCAGCAGCACAGCAGCTGCTACGATCAACAGAACACGCATCACAAACCTCCTAATGGGCTACGGCCCATTGTACACGAAAGGACTACCGATATGAACCCGCTCCCGCTCTGTACCTTCTCGACCGCGCCGACGAACATTCCCGCCGACCAGCTGGATCAGCTGATCCGCCATCTCGTGCTCCAGCGCGGCAACGACGATGCGACCGTGGCGAAACTGCGCGCGCTCGGACAGATCCGCCCGACGTGGCCCAAGTTCTACATCATCCCGGAGCCAGAAAGCTCGCCCAGCTTCCGTGACGAGAACACCATCACCGCCGCGATCCCGACCGCTACGCCCTGGACCAACGGCGTGATCTTCAGCCGTGACCAGTTTCAGCGCGAGATTCACCCGAATAAAGCCTGGTTCCTGCATGGCCTGGACGGTCGGCGGCTGGCGGCGGTCAATGGCGACTCGAAGAATTATTTCTACGATATGGACCCCGGCAATAAAGAGTGGCAGGAGTATTTCTGGACCAAGGTACAAAACGAGTATGTCGAGCGCCTGGGCGCGCGGTCGTTTGAAATCGACAACTGCCACCTCTCGCTCAATAAAATCAAGCGCGACTACGGCGGCTGCACGGAGTATACCGACGATGCCGCGTACCGCGCCGCGTGGGCGGCGTTCCTGAAGCGCGGGCGCGAGATCCTTGGTCCCGATGTGATCATCCTCCCCAACGCGATCGAGGGCAAGAACGGCGCAATCTCGAAAGACGACTTTCTGGCGGCAGGTATCGATGGCTATCTCGACGAGGCGGCGATCTATAGCTGGGTCGATTACGACGTGGCGATCGTCCCGGCCAGTATCATCCGCAACCTGCTGGAGATGCAGCGCCACGTGCAGGCGGGCGTGACGGTCATGGCCTCGTTTCGCGGCACAGCGGCCTACAGCGGCGCGTACGCCTACGCCCTGTTCTGTATGTTCGTCGGCGAGACGGCCAGCTTTCGCTACATCGCGCCGGGCGCGGGCTACTCGACGGTCGCGATCCTGCCGGAGTGCAAGCTGGAGTTGGGCCAGCCGCGCGGCCCGTTCGTCGTGATCGACGGCACCACGGTGCAGCGTGAGTTCGATCACTATCTGGTCAAAGCCGATCTCAAGAACCGCACGGCCACCTACACGCCGATCGACCGCGCCGACCCGCTCACACAGGTCCAGCAGGCGCTGGCAGCGCTTCAGCGGCAGCATGACGACCTCAAGGCCGCGCACGACACGACGCGATCGGTCGCGACAGCGGCGCAGGCGCAGGCCAGCGAGGCGGCAGCAGCGGCAGCGGCGGCGCTCATTGAGGCGCAGCGTCCGATTGTGATTGAGGCGACGGCGCGGCGGGAGTAGGCTTAAGCTGTTTCAGTACCAGATCAGAAAGGTGCTCATCTTCACGGATGCAGTCAGAGCATAGGGATAGCCGATCATTCTCCCGCTTGAAAATGAACATGATCGGCTTGGTCTGATCGCAGAGTCGGCATACAAGCGCAGCACCTAGTGATTTGTGCTCCTGTTCTAAGGCAGCGCACCGCTGGGCCAATGCTACCGCGTCTAGTGGTCGCATCAGTTCATAGCCGCTCTGTGGATTGTCGATCGGGCACTTGTGGTGCCACGTTGTGCCGCCCCATGTCCACGAAGGATCGATCTGTGTCGTGTTGCAGCGTGGGCAGTAGTGCGGCGCGTGGAACTTCTGGATTAGTAGATCTCTGTCCATAATTCACCTACTCAACGACCAATAAGTCGCATTATCGACACTTAGATCCGTCCCTAAGTAAACCCTTTGGGCGGTTTATTTTTGAATGGACCCTTGATATTCTTCGGCGGCGTTGCTGGCGTCAGTAGCGATGGCTCTGCACTTGGCCGGAGAGTAACGCTGTTGACAGAGCTATGATCAACATCAAGAAACTGAGCGCCCACGATCTTGATCATTTCATCGGTGATCGTAAGAAACATCGTGACGCCTTGCCAAGTAAACTCAATATGATCCTCGCCTACATTGCCCCAATTGTCTGTTTGGTAAATAATTCTGCTCATTTGTTCGCTTCCTCACTACAAATAACCCCGATTATCAGGAGTTAGGATTGTGCAATTTTGGATGCTTCAAACGCCTGTAAAGCAGCATTACAACGGGTTTGCGCTTTCGCGGTTACAAACCCCCATGCACTCGATCGTCCGCGTTCATCCTTGAGCAGTTCTGTCAGCGCCCGCATGTATTGCATCTTCAATCCGAGTTCGTCTAGCCGTGCCTCCACAAGCGCGGCGTGGTCAAGCCTTGCAATGGGATTCCATTCCGCTTCAAACTTGAACCCCGATCCAATCGGGAAAAAACCAACAATATGACCATCTGATGTGTAATAAATGCTGCCGTCTAGCGTCCACCCCATGATCTCCGCCATTTGTCCGTTTGTTGCGTGTTTCATAGTCCCTACTCCTTCACCCAGCAGCCCAGCTGCGCCACGCGGCCCGGCTGCCAGCCGCCGACTACGGGCGCGGCGTCGATCGCGGGGATCTCGTCCTCGGTGCAATCCCCGATGCGCGCGACCGGGCGCGACACGGGCGGGGCCAGGTGGGCGGCGTACGTCGGCGCGGGGGCGAGGCTGAGCAGGGCGAGGGCGGCGAGGATGCGTATGCGGATCATGGTTGTGGGCTCCTTTTACTATTTATGGCTTTGCAGTGGCGGATCGAGCTTGGCTGTACCTTGCGCCGCCAGCACAAAATGTGATTGAATCCAGCGAAACCAACCGCGCCGCGTGCCGTCGTGCTCACCTGTCCGCATGGCCTCGACCGATCCCGGCAGCGCCATGTATTCGTCGATCTCGCCGGTTAGCGTGCCGAGCGGCACATAGATCCAGGCAGGCGTGAGGCTGGTCGCAAGCTTGTCGGCAGCGCAGAGTTTTGATACAGGTTTGCCCTCGATACGGGCATAGTAGCGACTGTGCAGGCGGGTGAAGTCGCCCCACTCCTGCCCGAAGAGCCGCGCCATAATCCGCCCACCGAGTTCGGGGTGTGTCTGTCCCTCGATGCCGTCCATATTCGGCTTGCCAAAATAGCCAAGATCGTGGACGAGAAACGCAACCCACAGGCGCGGGTCAAACGGGAAGCCGTACAACTTCCACCAGGCCAGCGCCACAAACCACGGATGAATCGCCCAGCAGTGAACGCCAAAGAGTACGCTCTTGGAGCCAACGCGCAGGCGGCTACCGATCAGGACGCCGACGATAAAAACAACAATAAGAAACATGGCTACAAAATCCCCTCAGTCAGCCGTAAGATTGTCCGCTCGTCGGCCTTGAGATATTCCAGCGCCTGCCGTGCCGCCTGCTGCCAGGAGCGCGCGATGTGGACCTGATGGCCCGCGCTCAGCAGAAAGTCGCGCCAGTCGCGCTGCTCTTTGCTGAGGCTCCCGCGCTCGGTCTTGAACTCGATCCAGAGCCCGACATAGGGCGCGACCGGGAACGGCAGGTTGGTATCCAACACGCCCGCCTGCACGCCCTCGGCCTTGAGCTTGGCCGCGACCGCCTTATCACGCTTCCCGCCGTTCGGGACCGCGTAGAAGCGGCCCAGCACCGGATACTCGACGATCGCCGCCTCGTTGATCCATTGAAAGAACTCGCGCTGGATCACATGCTCATCGTCGCGACGGCGGGGCGGTGGCGCGAGCTGCTGGCGGTACTCGTCGAGCGTCAGGATCTCCATCGCTACGCCGCCTGCTCACGCGCCTGGCCGAGAAAGACCAGATCGTCGGTCGGCGAGTCGAGATAGCGCCGCTCCATGCCGCCATGCTTGATCGGAGGATGAAACTTGATCGTGACCAGATGCTCCCCCGTCGTGAGCCGGGCCAGCACCGCGCTGATCGTGCCGTTCTGCCTGGCCAGCGACGGCGCGGCCAGCGAGGAAAAGCGCACCGGCTGCCCCACGAGCGACAGATCCAGCGGGCGAGGCTGCGGCGCGGCGTCGGGCGTTGCTTCCAGCTCAAACGGGCCGTTCTGACGGACCAGGATCATGACATCCTCCTTAGCGGCGATAGAACCGCGTGTCCAGGTACTCGGTCGGGCTTGGCGCGATCTGCTCGGCCAACGCTCCCAAAACGACGGCGAATATAGCCTGATAATGCCAACTCTGACCAGTCGAACTGCCGCGCGACATGGGCCACGCTTTGACCGGCGCGCACCAGCTGGACGATCTGCTGATCATCGTGCAGGCTCCAGCGGTGCGTTGGCGGTCGGGCGCAGGCTGGGCGGGATGAACCGGTCAAGGTCGGCACTCCATACATACAGCACGTTCTGAATCTTGATAGACGGCAGAAGGCCCCGATCGACCCAGCTGCCAGCGCCACTGCGTGAGTAGTGCCGAAAGCGATCGGCGTAGGTCGGGATCTCACTGGTACGAACCCAGCGACCGCCGGCAGCGGCGCGAATTTCGCGGGCGTGCTCTCGCCAGTCGGGATCGGTAATATCGTCGGCCTCCCACATCACCCAGGCGTCGCGGCATTCCAGAAACGTCAGGATCGCCTCGTCGGTGATCAGGTACTTCGTGCGGCGATGGCCCTGCGTGCGTCGGTTGCGCCGGGCTTTCAGCCAGCCCGCCTGAATCCAGGTATCGACACGGTTTTCAGCGACGCCAAAGAGCCGGGCGACAGCAATGCGGGAGCGCACGGCCAGCAGATCGGAGCGGATGGCCGTGACACCGCCGGGCTGGACGAGTCGCAGATAGCAAACGATCGCGTTATAGGAGCGCTGCACGGTGGCCGTGATGTAATCCATGCCATAGCCAGCGGAGAGCAGATCGACCACGCGCTGCACCTCGTCAGGCGTCCACGGGCGGCGCGGGAAGCGGTGTTTGGTCCCGGTGTAGCCCATCACTACACCATCGGCTCGTGGCGCGGCGGTGCGGCGTTGACGGCCGCGCGGGCGGCCTGCATATCGCCGTACCGGGGATGGCCGAACTTCGTCGCCTGGAGCGCGGTGGACATGGCGTGCAGTTCCATCTGCACGGCTGGTGATTCGGGGCCGTGGATCGCCAGCATCGTGATCAGCCGCCCCAGGCTCCCGGTCGGCAGCGCGCCGAGATCGTCGGTCTTCGCGCCCAGGCACGCGACCGCGCAGTTCGTCAGGCGGCGCTCGACATCCGGCACGCCCTCAGTAATCCCAAGAATCACGGCTTTCATCTCGTCAGAAATCTGCTCCATACGCATCCTCAACTACATTGCGGCGGGGCCATCTCTCCCCCGAGCGACGGCCCCGCGCGCAGGTGTGAAACTCAAAGCGATACTCAGGTTCGGCAACTACACCGTGTCGCTCCTTTCTGCTGCTGCGTCTAAGGCGTCCGGTCCCCTCATCTCGGGCCTGTCGCGCACCCCGTGCGACGGTCTTGGCAGCACACGAACATCGAATAGCATCCGCCTCAATCTGAAGACAGCCGCCAGGACGGAGTTAGGGTACTGGCTGCGCTGCTCCGCGCTGCCTCGCGACGGGACGAGGAGAAACCGCCGCAAGGTCAGCGCGCAGACGCGCAATCACTTACCAAGACCTTTCTGGCAACGAGGGCAGAGCCAGCCATGCAATTTCGTCAATTTCCAGCCAATTTCACGGGCGAAATCAGCGGGCGTTTGGTTCATGGTGTGGGTGAGTTGTTCGGCATCGTTACATTCGCCACACTTGATCCACGGCTCCCAAAAGATTATGCCCTTGCTCATGCTTTCCCTCGCTGCTCCCGCCATTGCGCCGTCCGTCGCCGCCATGCCTCGATCTGCGCGGCAGTGAAGAACCAGATCGACCCGCGTCGCGTGCCTACGAGCTGCCCGCGACGCGCGGCCTGCTGGATCGTGCCGCGCGGGATGCCATAGTGCGCGGCGGCTTCGGCGGTGGTGTAGGTTTTGAGATTTACATCCATGCAAATATCATAGTACTTTTTTGCATACTTGTCAATCAAAGGCGGGTAAAAATCTAGGCGGCGAAATCAAGAACATCTTGTCGGCGCTTCGGCTCAGGCAGCACGATCGGGGCTTCGTAGGTCGCCTGGAGCCGGGCAATCGTGAGATCCACCGCGCGGCGGCTACGGTCGATCGAGATCGAGCGCCTGCCGAGCTTCTTACACATCGCCGCCACGGTCCCGCCGCCGCAAAACGGATCAAGCACGAGGTCGCCGGGATCGGTAAATTGGACGATCCACTTGCCGATCAGCCACTCTGGTTTTTGTGTGCGATACTGGCCGCGCTTCTCCGTCGGACCAAT harbors:
- a CDS encoding helix-turn-helix domain-containing protein; translated protein: MTTNTDEIGTAEAARILGCSAATVQQAIRNKRLSAHITPSGYRLKRADVEQYKTTKRKPGRPRETEPDIDEIMERDRTTAEALADGFGDHWADSDPEDL
- a CDS encoding putative glycoside hydrolase gives rise to the protein MNPLPLCTFSTAPTNIPADQLDQLIRHLVLQRGNDDATVAKLRALGQIRPTWPKFYIIPEPESSPSFRDENTITAAIPTATPWTNGVIFSRDQFQREIHPNKAWFLHGLDGRRLAAVNGDSKNYFYDMDPGNKEWQEYFWTKVQNEYVERLGARSFEIDNCHLSLNKIKRDYGGCTEYTDDAAYRAAWAAFLKRGREILGPDVIILPNAIEGKNGAISKDDFLAAGIDGYLDEAAIYSWVDYDVAIVPASIIRNLLEMQRHVQAGVTVMASFRGTAAYSGAYAYALFCMFVGETASFRYIAPGAGYSTVAILPECKLELGQPRGPFVVIDGTTVQREFDHYLVKADLKNRTATYTPIDRADPLTQVQQALAALQRQHDDLKAAHDTTRSVATAAQAQASEAAAAAAAALIEAQRPIVIEATARRE
- a CDS encoding VRR-NUC domain-containing protein, which codes for MEILTLDEYRQQLAPPPRRRDDEHVIQREFFQWINEAAIVEYPVLGRFYAVPNGGKRDKAVAAKLKAEGVQAGVLDTNLPFPVAPYVGLWIEFKTERGSLSKEQRDWRDFLLSAGHQVHIARSWQQAARQALEYLKADERTILRLTEGIL
- a CDS encoding helix-turn-helix domain-containing protein, translating into MDVNLKTYTTAEAAAHYGIPRGTIQQAARRGQLVGTRRGSIWFFTAAQIEAWRRRTAQWREQRGKA